A single window of Enoplosus armatus isolate fEnoArm2 chromosome 22, fEnoArm2.hap1, whole genome shotgun sequence DNA harbors:
- the slc38a4 gene encoding sodium-coupled neutral amino acid transporter 4 — MPGVVDRMELSKVSTEADDDSTDSLDDRYTEPIDSEKATIDSQFLDDNDDGESQKFLSNGMMKKKKYEEYHEEYHPGHTSFGMSVFNLSNAIMGSGILGLSFAMANTGIVLFTILLVGVAILSLYSVHLLLMTAKEGGSLIYEKLGERAFGWPGKMAAFGSIIMQNIGAMSSYLFIVKYELPEVIRAFLGLEEITGEWYLNGNYLVVFVSIGIILPLSLLKNLGYLGYTSGFSLSCMVFFLGVVIYKKTQLPCPLPFFYHHSSNLSMNASGMPGLYPLQNSSAHMDFSRADVSPAVLGSHDAHHSTGVHFEPHPDDEEMCTPKYFVFNSQTAYTLPILAFAFVCHPEVLPIYSELKDRSRKKMQNVSNLSILTMLIMYMLSALFGYLTFYDNVEAELLHTFTKVYKFDTMLLLVRLAVLTAVTLTVPIVLFPIRSSITTLLFSGRDFSWTRHMLIAAAILAFNNMLVIFVPTIRDIFGFIGSSAATMLIFILPAAFYLRLVKSVPLRSPQKIGATIFLVVGVIFMIGSLSLIVLDWIHNPPGSGGGH; from the exons ATGCCGGGAGTTGTGGACCGTATGGAGCTCAGCAAAGTCTCCACGGAGGCTGACGATGACAGCACCGACAGCCTGGACGACCGTTACACAGAGCCCATCGACTCTGAGAAGGCCACCATCGACAG TCAGTTTCTGGATGACAATGATGACGGAGAAAGCCAGAAGTTCCTGTCAAAtgggatgatgaagaagaagaaatatgagGAATACCATGAAGAATAT CATCCCGGCCACACCTCCTTCGGGATGTCTGTCTTCAACTTGAGCAACGCCATCATGGGCAGCGGCATCCTGGGCCTGTCCTTCGCCATGGCCAACACCGGCATCGTGCTCTTTAC GATCCTCCTCGTCGGTGTGGCCATCCTCTCCTTATATTCTGTACATCTGCTCCTTATGACAGCTAAAGAAGGAG GATCCCTGATCTATGAAAAGCTGGGGGAGAGAGCATTTGGTTGGCCCGGGAAAATGGCCGCATTCGGATCGATAATTATGCAGAATATTGGGG CCATGTCCAGCTACCTCTTTATCGTGAAGTACGAGCTGCCTGAAGTGATCCGAGCCTTCTTGGGTTTAGAAGAAATCactgg agaaTGGTACCTGAACGGGAACTACCTGGTGGTGTTTGTGTCGATCGGAATCATCCTGCCTTTGTCGCTCCTGAAAAATCTGG GCTACCTGGGCTACACCAGCGGTTTTTCCCTGTCCTGCATGGTCTTCTTCCTGGGTGTG GTGATCTACAAGAAGACCCAGCTGCCCTgccctcttcctttcttttaccACCACTCGTCCAACCTCAGCATGAACGCCTCGGGCATGCCGGGGTTGTACCCGCTGCAGAACAGCTCGGCGCACATGGATTTCTCCCGGGCCGACGTCTCCCCGGCGGTCCTCGGCAGCCACGACGCCCATCACTCCACCGGCGTCCACTTCGAGCCCCACCCCGATGACGAGGAGATGTGCACTCCCAAATACTTTGTCTTCAACTCCCAG acGGCGTACACTTTGCCCATCCTGGCCTTTGCCTTTGTCTGCCATCCCGAGGTCCTGCCTATctacagtgagctgaaaga TCGCAGCCGGAAAAAGATGCAGAACGTCTCCAACCTGTCCATCTTGACTATGCTCATCATGTACATGCTGTCGGCGTTGTTCGGCTACCTCACCTTTTACG ACAACGTGGAGGCAGAGTTGCTCCACACCTTCACCAAGGTCTACAAGTTTGACACCATGTTGCTGCTGGTGCGCTTGGCTGTTCTCACGGCCGTCACGCTGACGGTCCCCATCGTGCTGTTCCCT ATCCGCTCCTCCATCACCACGCTGCTGTTCAGCGGTCGAGATTTCAGCTGGACTCGCCACATGCTGATCGCCGCCGCCATCCTGGCCTTCAACAACATGTTGGTCATCTTCGTCCCCACCATCCGAGACATCTTCGGCTTCATCG GTTCCTCTGCAGCCACGATGCTCATCTTCATCCTACCTGCTGCCTTCTACCTGCGCCTGGTGAAGTCAGTGCCGCTCCGCTCCCCGCAGAAGATCGGG GCGACCATCTTCCTTGTCGTGGGAGTCATCTTCATGATTGGCAGCTTGTCACTCATCGTTCTCGACTGGATCCACAACCCCCCAGGCTCCGGCGGCGGTCACTaa